The Glycine soja cultivar W05 chromosome 3, ASM419377v2, whole genome shotgun sequence genome window below encodes:
- the LOC114405790 gene encoding BON1-associated protein 2-like: MSRTVEITVLSAENLQMNKKPIRGNAFVTVQSDASNDTSATKVDSEGGSYPSWNEKLVMDVPLHARFITVEVKCKTSSAGSNSIGVARIPVSDFVGGYVPENQLHFLSYRLWDGKVRRNGVVNISVRVKVAQQQQQQQQHSCNSNSMSLSSAVTGVPVAGNGSTGVVTGIPAIWLNYQRN; encoded by the coding sequence ATGTCGAGAACCGTGGAGATCACAGTTTTGTCGGCAGAGAACctccaaatgaacaaaaaaccCATTAGAGGGAACGCTTTTGTGACGGTTCAATCCGACGCTAGCAACGACACAAGTGCCACGAAAGTGGATTCTGAAGGAGGGAGTTACCCTTCGTGGAACGAGAAGCTTGTGATGGACGTGCCATTGCATGCAAGGTTTATAACCGTTGAAGTGAAGTGCAAGACATCATCGGCGGGGTCGAACAGTATCGGAGTGGCGAGAATACCGGTTTCCGATTTCGTCGGAGGGTACGTGCCGGAAAATCAATTGCATTTCTTGAGCTACAGGTTGTGGGACGGTAAAGTTAGGAGAAACGGGGTTGTAAATATTTCGGTGAGAGTGAAAGtggcacaacaacaacaacaacaacaacaacattcgTGTAATTCGAATTCTATGTCGTTGTCGTCGGCGGTAACGGGTGTGCCGGTCGCCGGTAATGGATCCACCGGAGTTGTGACGGGGATTCCAGCTATTTGGTTAAACTACCAAAGAAATTAA